Proteins co-encoded in one Bremerella sp. TYQ1 genomic window:
- a CDS encoding sulfatase: MTRMLTLVVALHLTWGLSVATAQVENEQDRPHIIFVMADDMGWGQTGYRNHPVLKTPSLDLMAANGLRFERFYAGCAVCSPTRASVLTGRSPDRCGVLSHGYALRHQEKTIAQALKDAGYVTGHFGKWHLDGLKGPGVPILDNDDYNPGNFGFDEWLSVTNFFDVDPLMSRQGKIEQMQGDSSEVVIAEAIEFLKKHKDGSKPTFTVVWFGTPHSPFKALDEDKIPFGNLKADSENHYGELVAMDRSIGTLRSALREMKMADNTMFVFCSDNGGLPKIQPDTVGGLRGKKGSLYEGGLRVPAIIEWPSKIQPRITEYPACTMDLFPTVADVLGLPNDVFVQPLDGVSLKPLMSDDLGARENPIPFRFHKQAALVDNNWKLVTTNRNQEKSFELYNLKDDPHETTNLAKTEPEEFEKLKGKYNAWNEEVEASFAGKDYEAGKLNEPDPEPQFWFTHPRYKSYVPKWEDRWEYKSYIQRVKKRK; encoded by the coding sequence ATGACTCGCATGCTTACGCTTGTCGTTGCCCTCCATCTGACTTGGGGGCTATCCGTCGCGACGGCTCAAGTCGAAAACGAACAAGACCGTCCGCACATTATCTTTGTCATGGCCGATGACATGGGGTGGGGCCAAACGGGCTATCGCAATCACCCCGTTCTAAAGACGCCCAGCTTAGATTTAATGGCCGCCAACGGATTGCGATTCGAGCGTTTCTATGCGGGATGTGCCGTTTGTTCACCGACACGTGCAAGCGTGCTCACCGGTCGATCGCCAGATCGTTGCGGCGTGCTTTCGCATGGATACGCACTACGTCACCAGGAAAAAACGATCGCCCAGGCTCTCAAAGATGCAGGGTATGTCACGGGGCACTTCGGCAAGTGGCATTTAGATGGTCTAAAAGGACCCGGCGTCCCGATTCTAGACAACGACGACTATAACCCTGGCAACTTTGGATTTGACGAATGGCTTTCGGTGACAAACTTCTTCGATGTCGATCCCCTGATGAGCCGCCAAGGCAAGATAGAACAGATGCAAGGAGACTCATCAGAAGTCGTCATCGCCGAGGCAATTGAGTTCTTGAAAAAGCATAAAGATGGCAGCAAGCCGACGTTTACTGTCGTTTGGTTCGGTACACCGCATAGCCCCTTCAAAGCGTTGGATGAAGACAAGATCCCTTTTGGCAATTTGAAGGCTGACTCAGAAAATCACTATGGCGAGTTGGTTGCCATGGATCGAAGCATTGGAACGCTACGATCGGCCCTGCGGGAAATGAAGATGGCTGACAACACGATGTTTGTTTTTTGTAGCGACAATGGCGGGCTGCCCAAGATCCAGCCCGATACCGTCGGTGGCCTTCGTGGAAAGAAAGGAAGCCTTTACGAAGGGGGACTTCGCGTACCAGCGATCATCGAATGGCCCTCAAAAATTCAGCCTCGCATTACCGAGTATCCCGCTTGCACGATGGACTTGTTTCCAACGGTCGCCGATGTCTTGGGCCTTCCTAACGATGTGTTCGTTCAGCCACTCGACGGTGTTAGCCTGAAACCATTGATGTCGGACGATCTGGGTGCACGCGAGAATCCGATCCCCTTTCGCTTTCACAAACAAGCGGCGCTGGTGGACAACAACTGGAAGCTCGTAACGACCAATCGAAATCAGGAAAAGAGCTTCGAGCTTTACAATCTTAAGGACGACCCGCACGAAACGACCAATCTTGCGAAAACTGAGCCAGAGGAGTTTGAAAAGCTCAAAGGCAAATACAACGCTTGGAACGAGGAAGTTGAAGCCAGCTTCGCCGGGAAAGATTATGAGGCAGGGAAACTGAATGAGCCTGATCCGGAACCTCAATTTTGGTTTACCCACCCTCGCTACAAGTCGTATGTCCCCAAATGGGAAGATCGCTGGGAGTACAAATCGTATATCCAAAGGGTCAAAAAGCGGAAATAG
- a CDS encoding type II secretion system F family protein, translated as MFGLDWTTWLIIASVFTGVFCLVMVASSLLAPVPDKALSRVDGLIDGNRDKTVSKASELLSRVAVSGATKELMRRLMPDDETRRTRMMNRLIRAGYYEPAALGYFMIMKVSMMVAPLILCSMCAWALPWSSHWTVMVGALLGFVGMMIPDVILSSITRGRQRRFRQALPDFVDLSITCVEGGMGLSEAVAQVHAEMRQTHPLLANELDFVLRDVHLGQTLGQGFQRMSDRTGVDEARALASFVEQSQKFGSEMGSALRELSDMLRFQREQRAEELAQQASVKILVPTLLFIFPTIFVALAGPAALQIQQSFQEMPAETKATEAKK; from the coding sequence ATGTTTGGATTGGATTGGACAACCTGGTTGATCATCGCTTCGGTGTTCACTGGTGTGTTTTGCCTGGTGATGGTGGCTTCCAGCTTATTGGCACCGGTTCCCGATAAAGCGCTTTCTCGTGTCGATGGGCTCATCGATGGGAACCGCGACAAGACCGTTTCCAAAGCTTCGGAGCTCTTAAGCCGAGTTGCGGTGAGCGGCGCGACGAAAGAACTCATGCGGCGTTTGATGCCGGATGACGAGACTCGTCGAACAAGGATGATGAATCGATTAATCCGTGCGGGATACTACGAGCCTGCGGCGTTGGGTTACTTCATGATCATGAAAGTGAGCATGATGGTCGCCCCGCTTATTTTGTGCTCGATGTGTGCCTGGGCGTTACCCTGGTCTTCGCACTGGACGGTGATGGTCGGAGCTTTGCTTGGGTTCGTCGGAATGATGATTCCCGACGTAATCCTCAGTTCCATCACGCGTGGCCGTCAACGCCGTTTCCGTCAGGCACTTCCTGACTTTGTGGACTTGTCAATTACTTGCGTCGAAGGGGGCATGGGGCTTTCCGAAGCCGTGGCCCAAGTGCACGCGGAAATGCGACAGACCCATCCGCTTCTAGCGAACGAACTCGACTTCGTGTTGCGGGACGTTCATCTGGGACAAACCCTGGGGCAGGGGTTTCAACGGATGAGCGACCGCACCGGAGTCGACGAAGCACGAGCGTTGGCGTCGTTCGTCGAACAGTCGCAGAAGTTCGGTTCCGAAATGGGGTCTGCATTGCGAGAGTTGTCGGACATGTTGCGGTTTCAGAGAGAGCAGCGTGCCGAGGAACTCGCTCAGCAAGCGTCGGTGAAGATCTTGGTGCCGACTCTGCTGTTTATCTTTCCCACCATCTTCGTTGCGTTGGCTGGCCCTGCGGCTCTGCAAATTCAGCAGTCGTTCCAGGAAATGCCTGCCGAAACGAAAGCGACGGAGGCTAAGAAATGA
- a CDS encoding type II secretion system F family protein: protein MSESFILINTFLGVTIGVVAVAWLVYDAFFRVRGKVAERIDGAMREHVESHQENSPIIKDMVRPINSGNKQFTQRMQERTQTWLDQAATGMNVWQFCVISIVTAIFSGGIFWFAFGPGWVLSIGTPLMMLMPAVVVYSRRNARSEQISTQLPDAFSAMSRGLRAGQAVPAVVQMIANDFPKPLSEEFNYFYEQQHLGVPPEVALRDMARRVNVMELRIFTIALIVHKRAGGNLAELLQQLSELVRKRVKMKRRIKSLTGEGRMQAAVLIAMPTIVVLIMALIAPQYISVLLERHDILAGCIISQMIGAFCIYRIVNFSY from the coding sequence ATGTCGGAATCATTCATTTTGATCAATACGTTTCTCGGCGTGACGATCGGAGTCGTCGCCGTTGCGTGGCTGGTCTACGACGCGTTCTTTCGTGTGCGGGGAAAAGTGGCCGAGCGAATCGACGGTGCGATGCGCGAGCATGTCGAATCGCATCAAGAGAATTCGCCGATCATCAAGGACATGGTTCGGCCGATCAACTCCGGCAATAAACAGTTCACCCAGCGAATGCAGGAGCGAACGCAGACTTGGCTTGATCAAGCCGCGACAGGGATGAATGTCTGGCAGTTTTGCGTGATCAGCATTGTCACGGCGATTTTCTCCGGCGGGATTTTTTGGTTCGCGTTCGGGCCGGGATGGGTTTTGAGTATCGGAACACCGCTGATGATGCTAATGCCTGCGGTGGTCGTTTACTCGCGGCGAAACGCTCGTAGCGAACAAATCTCGACACAATTGCCGGATGCTTTTTCGGCAATGAGCCGTGGTCTTCGAGCCGGTCAGGCCGTGCCTGCGGTGGTGCAGATGATTGCCAACGATTTTCCCAAGCCACTTTCCGAAGAGTTCAACTACTTCTACGAACAGCAACACTTAGGTGTTCCGCCGGAAGTTGCTTTGCGAGACATGGCTCGACGCGTGAACGTGATGGAGCTTCGGATTTTCACGATCGCTTTAATCGTTCATAAGCGAGCTGGGGGTAACCTGGCCGAACTTCTTCAGCAGTTGTCCGAGTTAGTTCGCAAACGCGTCAAGATGAAACGACGCATCAAATCGCTGACCGGCGAAGGTCGTATGCAAGCGGCCGTTCTGATTGCGATGCCCACGATTGTTGTTTTGATCATGGCGCTGATCGCACCGCAATACATCAGCGTGCTGCTGGAACGACACGACATCCTCGCCGGCTGTATCATCTCGCAGATGATCGGGGCGTTCTGTATCTATCGCATTGTCAACTTCTCGTATTAA
- a CDS encoding arylsulfatase, with translation MIRILSAMAVICAAATSAAANELPNIVILYADDMGFGDLGANNPKSKIPTPHLDKLAEEGLRLTDAHSSSGICTPSRYALLTGRYHWRKFHDIVHSFGPPVIDADELTMAEMLQASGYRTACIGKWHLGWNWKEVIRPEAQAKLVGRNPILSPEDIDWSQSISGGPTSHGFDFYFGDDVPNFPPYAWFEDDKVITTPTVLLTKTPKTPEGSWSARPGPAVEDWDFWNVVPKLADNAVDWIAQQKGSDKPFFLYVPFNSPHSPIVPTEPFVGSSQAGPFGDFVTMTDAMAGRILKALQENGFEENTVVIFTADNGAEKYAYERVKKYDHWSSEPFRGVKRDLYEGGHHVPFIVKWRGKITPGTASDALTSQVDIMATIAAIIDYEVPADTAHDSYNQLAVWTSGEASPRTEIIHNTFAKAYAIRDGDWLLIDSSSGSHNRIPKWFNEQRGYINNPQPGELYRLSDDPAQKQNRYAENSERVEKLKQKLKTIQTHGQVR, from the coding sequence ATGATTCGCATTTTATCTGCGATGGCAGTTATTTGTGCAGCGGCTACATCAGCCGCGGCTAACGAGTTGCCGAATATTGTCATCTTGTATGCCGACGACATGGGCTTTGGTGATCTGGGTGCAAACAATCCAAAGTCAAAGATTCCAACGCCTCATTTGGACAAGCTGGCCGAAGAAGGGCTTCGCTTGACCGACGCCCATAGCTCGTCAGGTATCTGCACGCCGAGTCGTTATGCGTTGCTAACAGGACGATATCACTGGCGAAAGTTTCACGACATCGTGCATTCGTTCGGACCTCCCGTGATTGATGCCGATGAATTGACGATGGCCGAGATGCTGCAGGCCAGCGGTTACCGTACGGCCTGCATCGGCAAGTGGCACCTAGGCTGGAACTGGAAGGAAGTCATTCGCCCTGAGGCCCAAGCCAAACTGGTTGGCCGCAATCCGATCCTCTCTCCAGAAGACATCGACTGGAGCCAATCGATCTCAGGTGGTCCGACCTCGCATGGATTTGATTTCTACTTCGGCGACGACGTTCCCAACTTTCCGCCCTATGCTTGGTTTGAAGACGATAAAGTCATCACAACGCCGACAGTGCTTCTCACCAAGACTCCCAAAACACCTGAAGGAAGCTGGAGTGCACGCCCTGGCCCTGCCGTCGAGGACTGGGATTTTTGGAATGTTGTTCCGAAGTTAGCCGATAACGCGGTCGACTGGATTGCCCAACAGAAGGGATCTGACAAACCGTTCTTTCTTTATGTACCGTTCAATTCACCTCACTCGCCTATCGTGCCGACCGAACCGTTCGTTGGCAGTTCCCAAGCCGGACCGTTCGGTGATTTCGTCACAATGACCGACGCCATGGCAGGACGCATCCTCAAAGCCTTGCAAGAGAACGGTTTCGAAGAGAACACCGTCGTCATTTTCACCGCCGACAACGGCGCCGAGAAGTACGCCTACGAACGCGTAAAGAAGTATGATCACTGGAGCTCCGAGCCATTTCGTGGCGTGAAGCGAGATTTATATGAAGGGGGACATCATGTCCCTTTCATCGTGAAATGGCGCGGAAAGATCACGCCAGGCACCGCCAGTGATGCGCTGACCAGTCAAGTCGATATCATGGCGACGATTGCTGCGATCATCGATTACGAGGTTCCCGCCGACACGGCTCACGATAGCTACAATCAACTTGCCGTTTGGACGTCTGGCGAAGCATCGCCTCGTACCGAAATCATTCACAACACCTTCGCAAAGGCCTACGCGATTCGGGATGGAGATTGGCTACTGATTGATTCCTCGTCAGGTTCGCATAATCGAATTCCCAAGTGGTTCAACGAGCAGCGTGGGTACATTAACAATCCGCAACCAGGCGAACTCTACCGCCTGAGCGATGACCCTGCCCAGAAACAAAATCGATACGCAGAGAATTCTGAACGTGTCGAAAAGCTAAAGCAGAAACTCAAAACGATACAAACGCATGGACAGGTTCGTTAA
- a CDS encoding arylsulfatase gives MKNGLLAVLLVVLGTASTSAAKPNIVLVITDDQGYGDLACYGNPVIKTPNLDTLASESSQLSNYHVAPTCSPTRAALQSGHWTDRAGAWHTIMGRSMLRAEEATLGQLLKDNGYATAMFGKWHLGDNFPYRPEDRGYDEVYRHGGGGVGQTPDVWDNAYFDGSYFHNGNIEPAQGFCTDVFFDQANQFIRKNAEAKQPFFAYISTNAPHGPLHCPQNYMDMYADQKPAIAAFFGMITNIDDNVGKTRKLLEELGIAENTIFIFTTDNGTATGGSVFNAGMRGKKGSEYDGGHRVPFMCYWPAAGLNEKHVSDRLTHAVDIAPTLLDMVGGTAPAGYKFDGVSIKALLDPKSDTDWADRYLVTDSQRVRDPIKWKQTAVMSQQWRLVNGKELYDIQKDPGQKNNVAKSHPDVVAKMTAFYDQWWAELEPTFANPTEIYLGDENAPEVSLTAHDWIQSAYPPWSQAHIRSGDGSKPKKKPAKHEGHWAVKVVRDGTYEVSLRRWPVEADQAIRAELPPGSDVPGASKALRTRPGVSIPVVSATLRIDDTDLESKRVAADAHDVRFKTKLTKGSHKLSPLFVMEDGGEVGAYYAIVRYIED, from the coding sequence ATGAAAAACGGTTTACTCGCGGTGCTACTTGTCGTACTTGGAACAGCAAGTACGTCGGCCGCTAAACCTAACATTGTCTTAGTGATCACCGACGACCAAGGCTACGGAGATTTGGCCTGCTATGGCAATCCAGTCATCAAGACACCCAATCTTGATACGCTGGCTTCGGAGTCTTCGCAGCTATCGAATTATCACGTCGCGCCGACCTGTTCACCGACGCGTGCTGCCCTTCAGTCAGGGCATTGGACCGATCGCGCCGGTGCCTGGCACACGATCATGGGTCGGTCGATGCTTCGCGCCGAGGAAGCAACGCTCGGTCAATTGCTTAAAGACAATGGCTATGCCACCGCCATGTTCGGCAAGTGGCACCTCGGAGATAATTTCCCTTACCGTCCGGAAGACCGCGGCTATGACGAAGTATATCGCCACGGCGGCGGCGGTGTCGGCCAAACGCCTGACGTGTGGGATAACGCCTACTTCGATGGTAGCTATTTTCACAACGGTAACATTGAGCCTGCCCAAGGTTTCTGCACGGATGTTTTCTTCGATCAAGCGAATCAATTCATCCGAAAGAACGCTGAAGCCAAGCAGCCATTCTTTGCGTACATCTCGACAAACGCTCCGCATGGTCCGCTTCATTGTCCTCAAAACTACATGGATATGTATGCCGATCAGAAACCTGCTATCGCAGCGTTCTTTGGCATGATTACGAACATTGACGATAACGTTGGCAAGACGCGAAAGCTATTGGAAGAACTGGGCATCGCCGAGAATACCATCTTTATCTTCACCACCGACAACGGCACCGCGACAGGAGGCTCTGTCTTCAATGCCGGAATGCGTGGCAAGAAGGGAAGCGAATACGATGGCGGACACCGAGTACCATTCATGTGCTATTGGCCTGCAGCGGGCCTCAATGAAAAGCATGTAAGCGACCGCTTAACCCACGCTGTTGATATTGCCCCGACGCTCCTGGACATGGTCGGAGGAACCGCGCCGGCAGGATACAAGTTCGACGGGGTTTCGATCAAAGCTTTGCTCGATCCCAAGTCGGATACCGATTGGGCAGATCGATATTTGGTAACGGACTCGCAGCGTGTCCGCGATCCGATCAAGTGGAAACAGACGGCGGTCATGTCGCAGCAGTGGCGACTAGTCAATGGCAAGGAACTGTACGACATCCAGAAAGATCCTGGCCAAAAGAACAACGTCGCCAAGTCGCACCCTGATGTAGTCGCCAAGATGACTGCCTTTTACGATCAGTGGTGGGCCGAGTTAGAACCTACATTCGCGAACCCAACAGAGATCTACCTGGGCGACGAAAATGCTCCGGAAGTTTCGCTGACCGCCCATGACTGGATCCAATCGGCCTACCCACCTTGGAGCCAAGCGCACATTCGTTCTGGCGATGGTAGCAAACCAAAGAAAAAGCCAGCCAAGCATGAGGGACACTGGGCAGTAAAAGTCGTTCGCGATGGAACGTACGAAGTCAGCCTCCGACGCTGGCCCGTGGAAGCCGATCAAGCGATTCGAGCCGAACTTCCCCCTGGTTCGGATGTACCTGGTGCATCGAAGGCTCTTCGTACTCGCCCTGGCGTATCGATTCCAGTTGTCTCCGCCACGCTTCGGATTGATGATACCGATTTGGAGTCGAAGCGGGTTGCCGCCGATGCCCACGATGTCCGTTTTAAGACGAAGCTGACGAAAGGATCGCACAAACTATCTCCACTGTTTGTGATGGAAGATGGTGGTGAAGTCGGTGCGTATTATGCAATCGTTCGTTACATAGAGGATTAA
- a CDS encoding S9 family peptidase — MKHPSHKFVITTLFALCLMAGTLRADWPGKESTWNGFQKFDFTVDQRPAYVVVPKQAADGNPWVWRARFPGFHAEADQLLLDRGFHVAYINTNDMLGSPRAMQHWDNFYKFLTEKGLSKKVCLEGVSRGGLFVYGWASRHPELVACIYCDTPVCDIKSWPGGKGQGVGSSGTWKRLLEEYDFTEEQAMAYSKNPIEILQPIADAKIPVLHIVSLNDVVVPPTENTFILAERYRQLGGTIDIIEVKEGTEKSQGHHFTHPDPKRVADFIESHGKKK, encoded by the coding sequence ATGAAACATCCAAGCCATAAATTCGTTATTACCACACTCTTTGCTCTCTGCTTGATGGCGGGGACGCTTCGTGCTGATTGGCCTGGAAAAGAGTCGACCTGGAATGGTTTCCAGAAGTTTGATTTCACCGTCGATCAGCGGCCAGCTTATGTTGTCGTTCCCAAACAAGCGGCCGATGGCAATCCATGGGTCTGGCGAGCTCGTTTTCCCGGCTTCCATGCGGAGGCAGATCAATTGCTCCTGGACCGTGGGTTTCACGTTGCCTACATCAATACCAACGACATGCTCGGCAGCCCTAGAGCCATGCAGCATTGGGACAACTTCTACAAGTTCCTGACCGAGAAAGGGCTTTCAAAGAAGGTTTGCCTGGAAGGAGTCAGTCGCGGTGGGCTCTTCGTTTATGGCTGGGCGTCGCGACACCCTGAACTTGTCGCTTGCATTTACTGCGATACGCCAGTTTGCGACATCAAGAGCTGGCCTGGCGGTAAGGGCCAAGGGGTCGGCAGCAGCGGTACCTGGAAGAGATTACTCGAGGAATATGACTTCACCGAAGAACAAGCGATGGCTTATTCTAAGAATCCCATCGAGATCCTCCAGCCGATCGCGGATGCCAAGATCCCGGTTCTTCATATTGTTTCTCTCAACGATGTCGTAGTTCCGCCAACGGAAAACACATTCATTCTGGCCGAACGGTATCGGCAACTGGGTGGCACGATCGACATCATCGAGGTCAAAGAAGGAACCGAAAAGTCGCAGGGTCATCATTTCACCCATCCGGACCCAAAAAGAGTGGCAGATTTCATCGAATCTCACGGTAAGAAGAAGTAA
- a CDS encoding arylsulfatase: MPPSLSLRVSTWALTLALVMPLLTMAAEKPNIVLIMADDMGFSDIGCYGGEIDTPNLDALAEGGLRFTQFYNTARCCPTRAALLTGLYQHQAGIGHMVGDYGVPSYQGYLNDQCVTLAEALRPAGYTTLMTGKWHVGSKQEHWPTRRGFDRYWGTPTGGGFYFKESLKVRNTVFFVNNEERVEIDDDFYVTDAFTDHAIEFVDEAVNKTKKPFFLYLAHIAPHWPLQAKPEDIEKYNGKYDIGWDAVRKARFDRQTQMGFFPDGTQLSERDGQAKPWAKTSAETQKDLAYRMEVYAAQVDCIDQNVGRLVSKLKELGQFENTLFIFLSDNGCSAEGGPGGFSRGEKNAPIGTGSSYASVGLEWANASDTPFRKFKMDTREGGISSPLILHWPEGIQSPNRLVDMPGHVIDIMPTLLEVAGATYPQNRDGKQVIPYEGTSLAAQFDASQATKPRDLFWEHEGNQAIRRGDWKALRIKNGPWSLYNLKEDRTETTNLNQVDPDKTQELANAWQAWSERCGVWDWKELQQQRRKK; this comes from the coding sequence ATGCCTCCTAGTCTTTCCCTGCGCGTCTCGACTTGGGCGTTGACTCTGGCATTGGTAATGCCGCTGCTCACCATGGCTGCGGAGAAGCCTAACATCGTCCTGATCATGGCCGATGACATGGGTTTTTCCGACATCGGTTGCTACGGAGGTGAAATCGATACACCTAACCTCGATGCCTTGGCCGAGGGCGGCCTCCGATTTACGCAGTTCTATAACACGGCTCGCTGTTGCCCGACACGCGCTGCACTTTTGACTGGGCTCTACCAGCACCAAGCCGGGATCGGCCATATGGTTGGCGATTACGGTGTCCCTTCCTATCAAGGCTACCTCAACGATCAATGCGTTACCTTGGCCGAGGCCCTTCGTCCGGCCGGCTACACGACGCTGATGACCGGCAAATGGCATGTTGGATCCAAGCAGGAACACTGGCCCACGCGACGTGGTTTTGATCGCTATTGGGGAACACCCACGGGAGGTGGCTTCTACTTCAAAGAGTCTCTCAAAGTTCGCAACACCGTTTTTTTCGTCAACAACGAGGAGCGAGTTGAGATCGACGACGACTTCTACGTGACGGATGCCTTTACGGATCACGCGATTGAATTTGTCGACGAAGCGGTCAACAAAACCAAGAAACCGTTCTTCTTGTATCTCGCCCACATCGCTCCGCATTGGCCACTTCAAGCGAAGCCGGAAGACATCGAGAAGTACAACGGCAAGTACGACATCGGATGGGATGCGGTACGCAAGGCGCGCTTTGATCGCCAGACACAAATGGGATTTTTTCCAGACGGAACCCAGCTAAGCGAGCGTGACGGACAAGCCAAGCCCTGGGCCAAGACTTCCGCCGAAACGCAGAAAGACTTGGCCTACCGCATGGAAGTGTACGCTGCCCAAGTCGACTGCATCGACCAGAACGTCGGTCGGCTGGTAAGCAAATTGAAAGAACTTGGCCAGTTCGAGAATACCCTGTTCATCTTTCTATCAGACAACGGATGCTCGGCCGAAGGAGGACCAGGCGGTTTTAGTCGTGGTGAGAAGAACGCTCCCATCGGCACCGGCAGTTCCTACGCAAGCGTCGGCTTGGAATGGGCCAACGCTAGTGACACCCCGTTTCGCAAATTCAAAATGGATACGCGAGAAGGAGGCATCTCTTCACCACTTATCTTGCATTGGCCTGAAGGGATTCAATCGCCCAATCGCTTGGTCGACATGCCTGGTCATGTGATCGATATCATGCCGACGCTGCTGGAAGTTGCCGGGGCGACGTATCCTCAGAATCGCGACGGAAAGCAAGTGATCCCTTACGAAGGCACCAGCCTCGCCGCTCAGTTTGACGCGTCGCAAGCCACGAAGCCACGGGATTTGTTCTGGGAACATGAGGGCAATCAGGCCATTCGTCGCGGTGACTGGAAGGCACTTCGCATCAAGAACGGGCCCTGGTCGCTGTACAACCTGAAAGAAGATCGAACGGAAACGACCAATCTCAATCAAGTGGATCCGGACAAAACGCAAGAGTTAGCCAATGCATGGCAAGCCTGGTCAGAACGGTGCGGCGTCTGGGACTGGAAAGAGCTGCAGCAACAACGTCGCAAGAAATAG
- a CDS encoding CpaF family protein, with product MFQQTRTEQAKATSDIKSSRNDDKQIKEKFHRWLIEMVDVRAMLKLDESVVRRELRAAIEKLFLSHPELVRHREKDRLAQELIDEMVGFGPLEALLRDTSISDILINGPQHVYVERSGQLEETPVRFSDNEQLVRIIQRIASRVGRRIDESSPTVDARLPDGSRFHAVISPIALDGALVSVRRFTTHAITPEQFVSGGGMSEEMMAFLQAAIRTRLNMVIAGGTGSGKTTLLNMLSGFISPRERIVTIEDAAELRLRQPHVARMETRSENLEGKGLVSTRDLVRNALRMRPDRIIVGECRGEEVFDMLQAMNTGHDGSLTTVHANSADDAISRLEMLLGLAQDNLPMWYIRQQIAASIDLVVHVKRLANGQRKVTQIGQVVKQGDTVTLKPMFVCRFHEDGGEPTFERLDIPSDLVSKMNSRC from the coding sequence ATGTTCCAGCAAACGCGTACTGAGCAAGCCAAAGCGACTTCGGACATCAAGTCGTCTCGAAACGATGACAAGCAAATCAAAGAGAAGTTCCATCGATGGCTCATCGAGATGGTCGACGTCCGAGCGATGCTCAAGCTGGACGAGTCGGTCGTTCGCCGAGAACTGCGAGCTGCGATTGAAAAGCTTTTCCTGTCGCATCCCGAGTTGGTTCGGCACCGCGAGAAAGATCGTCTTGCCCAAGAGTTGATCGACGAAATGGTCGGCTTCGGGCCATTGGAAGCATTGCTAAGAGATACATCGATTTCGGACATTCTGATCAATGGCCCACAGCATGTGTATGTCGAACGAAGCGGGCAGTTGGAAGAAACTCCGGTCCGATTCTCCGACAACGAACAGCTAGTGCGTATCATCCAGCGTATCGCAAGCCGCGTAGGCCGCCGTATCGACGAATCGTCACCGACAGTCGATGCCCGACTACCGGACGGCAGTCGATTTCATGCGGTTATTTCGCCGATCGCGTTGGATGGTGCGTTGGTTTCGGTGCGGCGATTCACGACGCACGCGATCACTCCAGAGCAGTTCGTATCTGGCGGCGGCATGTCAGAAGAAATGATGGCGTTTCTGCAAGCGGCCATTCGAACGCGGCTGAACATGGTGATTGCCGGAGGGACAGGGAGCGGGAAAACGACGCTGCTCAATATGTTGTCTGGATTTATCTCGCCTAGGGAACGCATCGTCACCATCGAAGACGCGGCGGAACTTCGTTTACGGCAGCCCCATGTCGCGAGAATGGAAACTCGTAGCGAAAACCTGGAAGGAAAAGGACTCGTCTCGACGCGAGACCTGGTTCGCAATGCACTACGAATGCGGCCTGATCGGATCATTGTCGGCGAGTGCCGTGGCGAAGAAGTATTCGACATGCTGCAAGCGATGAACACTGGCCACGATGGTAGCCTCACAACGGTTCACGCCAACAGTGCCGACGATGCGATCAGTCGACTGGAAATGTTGCTGGGGCTCGCTCAAGACAATTTGCCGATGTGGTACATCCGGCAACAAATCGCGGCTTCGATCGATCTTGTCGTGCACGTAAAGCGTCTGGCCAACGGTCAACGAAAAGTCACGCAGATCGGTCAGGTCGTTAAGCAAGGAGACACGGTCACATTGAAACCGATGTTTGTTTGCCGATTTCATGAGGATGGAGGAGAACCGACATTCGAGCGGCTCGACATTCCATCCGACTTAGTTTCCAAAATGAACTCACGCTGTTAA